The Toxoplasma gondii ME49 chromosome XI, whole genome shotgun sequence region GCGCCGTCCACTCCCAGCGCCTCTGAGCTGGCTTGACTCTGAAACTGAAGAGAGGTtacggcagagagacgcttcCGCAGAAGCGCGGCGACGGGCGGCGGGAAACGGATGATGCACTGGCGATCGAGGCCCGGGCAATCCTCCCCCATCCAGTCTTCCAACTCCGTGGCAAGAAAGAGACCTCGACGCAAGGCAGTCTGCTGCCTGCAGCATAAAGGACGCGAAGACGCAGTTACAACACAGAGGAATTTTCCGAAAAAAGACATCACATCTCTGGAAAGAGGTGCCACCCGTCCGTCCCCCCGTCCCACCTCGCGCTCAGTCCGACTCCCCAGAATCCATCTCGTTCTTGGAACCTGAGAGACCTGTGCACCCGCCGACTCGGTTTTTTTCGGATCTCCTGACTCcccaaggagagagaggcgacatcGAGTCTCGTCTCGCACGTCCACTTTTCGAAAGCGGCAGGTCCCCGCCACAACAGGAAACGGCAGGGAGACACCGCAAAATAAACATTTTTGCGTGGAGCGGCCGGAATCTCCTGCACTCGATCCTGTGGCTTTGCCAACCTCATCGATCTCCACCTCTGTCTTAGCGTTGGTGATTGGCATCCTCTCCACTGGCTCTTTTCCTTCAAGCGTCTCTTGGTTCCCCCCTTCACACCCACCGTTCCTGTGTCTGCTTGCTGCCTAGCTGTGCACCCTCGGCTTCGGGCCAGCTGAAAGCCGGAAACCTGGGGAaggacagcgagagaaggcgaggaggaacgcgaggagGGGAGAACAGGGGAGTGTCGCGACGGCGCTCGCTTCTCATCTCCGTCGGTTTCTCCAGGCTCTTCTGCGCCTCACTTACTTCCTCGCCAATTCGCGGTTCGCCTGGTGTTGGCTGGGACTCGCCGGCGGCCCGGCCTTGCCCATGGGCGCCCTGCGTTGACTTCCAAGCGCCGACCGGCTCGACCGGCTCACCACGGACGCGTTCTCGCCAGATGCGAGGTGCAGCCTGGCGGTCCCGACGGGGAGAGTCGAGGACGCGAAGGGCAGTGACGCGGCGCCAGGGAAGGTCCCAGGGCCTGCGAGTGCACCCGGCAGGCCAGACGGCAGTTGTGAGTACGGATCTACGAAACAACAAGTcagagcgagacagacggTGGCAGTTGGCGGATAATGGCACCCTATGTAGGTGGAGACACTTTACACAGCGCCTGGGAGTCGCGGGAGGAAACTCGCTTTAGAAAAAGGCCGGAAGAAGGCACGTGAGAGAAAGGTGAGGTGAGTCACGAGGAGCCAACAGAGACGGACCCCGGCAGGGGACTTAACACACCAGACGGAGGGAAGCCGACTCAAAAACCATTTTCGGCTCGACCGAGAAACGACGCCACAGGTGCAGAGTCAGCGAGCCACactctgtgtctccactgtccCCTTAACTACACAgggtctcgcctctcctctgaAACGCCTTGGTCGAGCACCCTTCTCTGCCCTGTGTTCGGCGCTTTTGCTGCCTTCGGCTCTGCCTCACCTCCCGGGGCAACCTGTTGGGGCAGTGCGCCGGCCCAGTGCATGTAGGCCTCTGCCTGCACCATATGTTGACTTGAAGAGCCATCGATGCCATATCCAACCTGGGACTGAGCGAGCATCGTCTGGGGATCGATGCCTCCGATGGCGTCGCCGGTCTGCGCCATCACAGCTGACTGCTGCGCAAAGACGTACGCGTCCGGGCTGTCAGAAGAAAGGCCTGAATTCTCTGCCGAGGCATAGAAAGCATTCGGCGCTCCGAGAGGCATCCCCTGCACGGGGGGCGGCGTCCCGCCCTCCGCCGGCGGAGAAAAGTAGCTCATGGGGATGGGGGGCCAGGATGCGCGAGAGCCGACGAGAAACAGTTCAGTGAAGAGtggacaggagacaggaacgcgGTGAACGAAAGAGGACGGATGAACGGGtgaacagacgaagaggctgAGGCCAAGTGtggcgagaaaaggaagtgAAAAGGACACCCGTGCTGGAAAGCGCGTGACGGGCTCTTTTTGCTTCGAGAGCGCTGGAATCCAAGCTACCGAACTCTGAACAAAAACAAGCGGGTGTTTCGGGAGTTTGGATAGAAAGTAAAAACAGACGAACTCCCCGAACGGTAACAAAACAGATTATGCCGAGACGAAAACGATGGCACGGGATTGTGGTCCCAGAAAGAAAGGTTCTGTGCGCCAGCCTGCCAggcgctctctctgtgcgaAACAAAGAACGCGGTGTGCAAGCCATACATGCAGGGTCTAGTAtgaaagaaaaggacgatCAACACACTTTTTGACTTCAGCCTACACTGTAGGACGCAAACAGTCGACAGAGAGCAAACGCCGAGCTCCAAGCAGGTGCCCTGCAAGTGCACAGCTGCTGCATTTTTCcactcttgtctcttctgtgaGCGTCACAAGAGACAAAACGGTAAAGAAAGAAGGGCGTAACGGATTTACCGATGCACAGCCTCGGCGAGAAAACACCGAAGCCCCAACAAAAGTGATCCTCCGGGCGACGCCGTCTCCGCAAAAAGGGGAGAGCCAAACGCTGCCGGCGTTTTTGTGGACCGggaaaaaagcagaggaacAACACCTCTGAAGCTCGGGTAGAAAAACGGATTCAGGAGAAGCCGATTCCTTCTTGGGGTGACAAGTGGAGCCTCGGCAGCGGTTCACGTCTGTGCGCAAATAGGACACTGAGATGGCAGAACGCATGCCAGCTACATGGCGAACGCATTTTTCCCCAAAACACACATGCTGTGGATTTCACAGGCTGAAGCATAAGCCGGGTAAAAGTCCACCAGCCTGCGCATAGCAATTTTGTTATCAATTTTCTACGCGAGTGTCCAGAAGCTTCGTGTACGTATCTCTTTGATGTCACGTAGGAAAAACAGTAGGCAACTTCAAATGTCACAGGCATCACGAGACCCTCCTACACAGATGCGTGAAGGACTGGATGTGACTCTGAGCCTTCCAGCAGTCTTGTTGCCTGATGCTTGGGTCGACAGTAAAGGACCCAATGGCTTGTCAAACGCTCAGAGACGTACAATTGGTGACAGGCAAGCTTCACACGTCTCGAAAGCAATAACGCGGCGCAGACTCACTATTTCTGAAAAAGCTCTGCAGGTCGGCGACAACAAAGTGCTTCGCTGCAGAGCGTTGTCTTTCCATTAGCAGCTATTTGAAAAAAATTACAATAGCGGTACAACATAGCTGCTTTACTATATCACACCGTCTTGTCTGCAACTCTGGATACGTCTGGGAGCTCCGTGACCTGGGAGTGATTCGTGGCACAAAATCGTGTCGCGTGATCGTCTGCGTGTGTTAGACGAGAACAGACGTCAATTGTTAGTCGTGAAACCAGCAGTGGAATAACGGAAATATTGCTACGGTTGTCCTGCAGCAAACGCATGGGCGACCGGCTGGCACATCGGACTCGAAATGAAAGACTGTACCACAGAGGAGTCGAAGTAGCCATCTTATCAGAGTATCCGAGGGTTCCAGGTAGTTCATATGTAAAGTTTACGAGGCAAGGAACGTTAAGGAGTCCATGGGATGGTGAACTGTTAGAACCTCCCAGATCACGGCGGATTCTCGACCAAATAGTTGTGTTCATCTGAATGTGAGACACACGCATCTTGTGACAGAGTCTCAAGCCTGTAACGATTTCGGCAATGGGACACAGTGTTTGGTACTTCACGAGAAACCCATCAAGTAAACTTTCATTGGTGGAACGGGATTGAAACGATGGGATACCACTATTgagcgaaagaaagcggAGCCCTTTGACCTCTGCAGTGAAGAGTCAACTAGAAGCTCACGAAGATGATTTGGCACTCAGTAATTCATAGTGATCACACGACGCCGAAGGCAATAATTACCGAGGCAAAGGAGAGATGCCTTCCGCACCCGTCTGCCTCGTTGGCTTGTGCGTTGTCATCATTTTCACACTTGATCCGCAAGCCACCGGAGATCAAGAAACGCCCCTTCACTTTTGCTATGTATCGACGAAAAGAGCGAATGGGGGCTGCTCTGCTGGCTGCAGGATGTGTGCCTTCTGAAAGAAACTTCACTGGCATCGTGTCAGCCTGCTGCCCAGTCCGTCGGCGCTTCGGCAAGTGTGTGGATGGAACGCCAGCCAGACCGTCGGCAGGCGCTGTGTCCTTACTAACATCCGGCCTTCCAAGAAAGCTAACAACTTTGGACCACGTTTTTTCGGGAACAGTTACCGAAGATGGCGTTTGATAGGAGAATGTCGGATCTGCCCTACCTGCAGCATCCTGCAGTGTGGCACTGATTTATTTTCCGTCCTCAGTCCTCTGCATTCCGTACTGCTTTTAAGCACGCTAGTCTCTTGAGATCCTTGGAGAGTGCTTTTCGCGTCAAGAGCTCTGCAGGAAGAGCTCCACAGGCGTAGTGCTGTCGCAGGGAGGGGAAAGAAACACATATCATCTGTAGCTTTGTCCACTGAATCTGTTGTGAAGCCTGGATGTCCTCACCGATCCCCATCTCAAAATCCCTGAGGCAGGGTTGACTGTGTGTACTGAAGCCGCTAAATCTGCAGTACGTGGCCATTTGTCGATTTGTTGTAACCATGTAGCTGCAGAGTGCATCAACATGGTCTACTGAAATGATACGCAGAGCCAGTCTTTCGCAGGCCACCTACTTGGTTCCAGCAGACGTCcggggaaaagagaggccGAGCACGCGGAGTCTGTCTCATAATCTCTGAAACAACTACAGTTCGGATCTCGTGGACCACAGCAACTTCGAAAGAACATATGAAAGTGAAACTGAGGGCACCACAACAATCGGCAGCTGTGGGTGGCAGCCGTATCGGTGCCCCTTTAGCGCCTGCCGTCAAGATCATGTCCCTTTCCAAAGTTTTGTCTCCACTTTGTGCAGAGGAACAAGGCTGCTCCGTCTCGATAGCAATTGGATGTCTTGTACGCGGCAAGTTTTGGGCCTCACTCTTGTTGGCGGCTTAGCAGCACACTATTGTCTGAGGGGGCTCCGCGGAAAGGCTAGCCACAACTCAGGACGACCTCGTATGCAACTGTGAGGGAATCCTCCTGAACCtcaaagagaaggcaggtTTTCGAGAGCGCTGCCCGAATTGGTTCTGGAGCTATACACGAAGCAAAATCACTCGCTGAAAGTTGCGGACTCTTCCCTTTTCCTTCGCACttgcaggcgcatgcaggcacGGGCAGTACCATCGAACGCCGCGAGAATTGGTCAACAATCGCCGGACAATGAGCAGCTCGGTGAGCTGGGCGACAGGTCATTGCAAAATTGGACTGCACAAGTTTTTCGGCTTTCCGAGTCGCTTCGTgttttcgcctctccagGCATTGTCAGCGTTTCCGCACGGTCGTGTCGAACGCAGTTACCGTCTCGAAAGTTTCTGCACTAACCGGATTCTTGTTGGCCTGGCACCTGTTGAGTAACTGGATGAACGCTTTTTACGCCTGGTATGTATGGATAATACTCGACTCTCGGGGATCAGAATCCGTTCACATGTCGAAATACGCGGGAGTTGCGTGGAATTTTCCCGCGGGCAACATCTCACGCAaggtctttttttctcgtgccTCGGTCGAAAGAAGGGCGTCTCTGGGCTTTTCACGGATAGACACTTCTTCAAGTGTGCCGGCGGCTCCTCGTAGCCGGGTCTGTTGCTGCGATCTACTCGCCGCGGTCGTTGCCCACTTAGATGCGACAGACGGAGCTCACGAACGCGACAGGGAAACACTCCCAGCTCGCGCACGCAATGATAATCAACAGTGGCCTTCTCTTAGCTACAGCGGGAACTAGTGTGGAATCTTGAGCTGCCTCAAAGCATAACGCTCACACAGTGTTGGCGACTGCTCACAGGCCCCGACTGTTGCCCGACACAAATTCCGgacagaaacaagagacTTCTGTACACTGGAATTGCTGTCGACGCTTCTTGTAACCTCGCTAACGTAGGCGCCGGCATTCAGATGCGGCGAGCGAATCCTCTGCCGCGAAGTCTGCAGCTGTCGCTCTTCGGCGCCAGCGACTGTAGTCTCAGCGTCTTGTTTCCGCATTGCTCGCAGCAGACTCTGTGCAAAAATTTCCTGGGCTCTGCCTGCGTCTACTCTGCAGCCTCCCTGTAACCGCCGTtgctcctcttttctccggtaTCTTCAGTCCTCTTCAGCGTCTTTATTGCGTGATCCATTCCTTGCCCGGTGCTGAGCCCATTTGGCGCCTCGCTTACCGCGGTATCTTCACGCCAACAGCGCTCGCGGGCACCACTCTTTTTGGCTGCGTGTTTCTTCGGTAAGCCTCTCTCCAGGTATCCGAATTCTTGCAATGCTTCACTGGATACTTTGGTGACCCTGCTGTATCGTCGTCTCCCCTGCTTCGAATTGTGCGTTCGGTTCCCCATTCTCGGTGGGCTTTTTCCCTGCCgtgtttctcgtttctgcggcatgtttctctgtcgtttcgCAGTAGTTCTTCGTGGTCTCGTAGAAACACCTTCAAATCGGTGGTACTTACAGGAGACTCTGCTGCCCGTATTCAAGACTCTACGAGTCTTAAGCAACCCGTCGCCCACGgtgtcgcctcctctctcagagagTCACGAGTTCACCTCCCGGTTTAGATCTCCCACAGTTTGTTTACCACATTAAGGTTACTTTGCACCTTTGCTCGCTAAGCACGCGCGCCTCTTCGCCGTTCCTGAGCCTCGCGTTGCCGCGGAAGTTGCCCCAGCTTCGTTCCTCGCCTGCGCTCTCGCTGCCTCCCCTGCCGCGTCTGCCTCCGTAGGTAGACACGGCCGAGGCGCGCCCTCCAGCCGCCTCCTTCTCACCCAGCTTCGCGGTTGCTGGTCTCACGGGCTTGCGAGGACCAGATGGCGGAAGCCGAGTCCCCACTCGTCggccctgtctccgcgctgGAGGCTTCGCCGGAGCAAGGActtctgtcgtcttcgccgtctctctctgtctctgctgcctccgAGTCTCCGTCCTCCCTGTTCTCTGCCCCTTCGGGTCGCTGCGTCGAAGGAGCTCCCGAAGTGCAGAACAGTGCGTCGTCGTCGACAGAGGACCCACTGAGTCCCGACAATGCTCGAGGAGCCCCCGAGCGCCTAGACTCCAGATACAAGAGTTTCCCCAGACGCCAGGAGTCCAAATACTTCCTCGACTCTGTGCCTCATCCGCAGGTGTCGATGAAGGCAATCGCGACGGCGCACCTGCGACAAGCTGTGGAGCAAAAGCAGGAAGAGCCTCTGGAGGACTCAGTCCCCGACAGGCTGGCGTCTTTCGCGACAGGTCCGAACATCAACGGAGTGAGTCAAAAGAACGCCGGAGGGTGGAGTCCGTAAACTCGACGGTAAACTCGACGGTAAACTCGACGTTCCAGTGCGCCCTCCTACGCTGTTGCCTGTCTGGTGGCGTATACAGGATGCTCCTTACTAACGGAGTGACTTTGTAACTGCGCCCTTCGGATGTGTACGTAGGGAAAGGCCAACAAAGCAATTCACGGGTCTGAATTCGGAACTTCTATGGCTTAGATGAAACAGACAGAGCGATGAGATTTCAAGACTCGACAATCTGCgatgggggggggggggggaagtTGGCGGTTTGCGCGTGTGAACCGCCGGAGAATGCACGAAAggcagaagccgcgagagagagagagacgcaagtCACACAGGGGTGGGAGTGAATGACGACATCCTTGGATttctggaaagaaaagatGGATTTCCACTCAGATGGTGGCGGCAACAGTTTCTTCCAGGCCGTCAAAAGtgtgcagaggagaaaggcgtcgACAAGAAAAGCATACATCTTGCGGCGAAACAGtaacacagagagacacagggcgTCGAGACGAGTTCCTTTATTCCATTTCGTGACCCCGTGCTTGAACGACGGCTGGCGCGTCTGCGATCTGTGTGACCAGAACGGGATGAGGAAGAGATAAAGGATGCGTCATATATAGAGGTGGTGTTCGCCGACTCTCAGCAAGGAAGCGAATTTCACGGCTGAACAGCCCGTCCCTGTGAAAACAAGGAGGGAGACCAGAGGGAAaatgtggagagaaaacggagaaggaaagacgaatGGAGACAACAAACCTTTCGTCGGAACGTCTCCGTTCTTGCCAAGTGCTGCCCATCTTcacccccctcccccccccccacccATTCACATTTCGTCTGGCTGTCCACCtattgtctctcctctctcttcagttctgttctttgtctctggTTTCTCTTGTTGTCTAGAATGCAGAAACGGGAAGCGCGGCAGACCCCGCGGGAGCAACTGCGGCAGCCACCCACAAGGGCAGCGTCATGAGCGCGGACCTCGGCAGATTTTACCGGAAACTCCTGGGTGAAGACTGGCGAGAGCAAATTGCCGAAATGAATCAGGAGACGCTTCTCGGTCCCTTCAACGGTATGCCAAAGGATTCAATGCGTGCATGCGGTGCTCGCTGTTTCCCGTCTGTCTCATCTGTCTCATCtgccttcgcttttctctacattctctcttctcggatCTCCTTGTGGCCGTCCTGCGTTTCTTttgttctcgccttctccacatGCTGACCTATCCTCTTCCCCTTACTcatatgtatacatctgtacagacagcggCAACTCGCTCCTCGTGGGTGCTGTCCCTTGGGACGCTCCGTTCATTCTTTTCTAAGGCagttctcgtctttctttctcggggggggagggggttcggctcttcttctcttcgtgcCTACGTCTGTAGGGTGGTGAGCGCTCTGCTCCTGTGgggcgtctctgcggcgTCGGCGACTATGGCCGTTCTTGCGCCTCGCCCTGCCTCTATGTGTTTTTCAATCGTCAGCGCCTTTTCCGTCGTTCTGTCCCCTTGAACAGAGGCAAACGACGAGGACATCTCAGCCGGAGGCGGTCCCGCGACTCAACCTACCCCGTCAGTGCCAGGAGACGACCTCAACCTCCCCGACAAGCACCATGGAAAAGTCCGACAGAGAATTCGAAGACGCGACGTGACGGCTTCCAAGGACATTAGGTCAGAGCCGAAGCAAAGCAATCGAGGAaccgggaagaaggagaacgaatAGATAAACAAGAGATCGGCGTGACTGATTCGTTCTTCAGGCTCCCGGCGCTCATTTCGTTTGGTTCCATACGCCTCTTTCAAATACGCAGGCTTGTCGACGCAGTGGTCGGTTCTCCCCGCAGTTCGAAAGGAGGCCCATGGGGTCTTGCGTGCGTTTCAGCATGACACTGCTGCATTCTCTGGACTGTGTTCTCAGCGATCAAGTGGCGGACGATCTGCATCTCGGAGAGGATGAAGAGCCCCTGATCACTCCAGACGACATTGCGTACGTCCTGTCTTTCGCGGTGCCTCACAGAGGCTTGCAGGAGTTGTGTTCTTCCCGTCTTGTGTTGTCCTGTTTTTCAAGCAGTACCCTTCTCGTATTTTCTCTTTCACGGTCCAGGATTGAGCTGTCCTAGCCGATAGACACCATTCCATGCGCATGGAGACCTGCTGAATAAAGCGGTTTAGTCGATGCACAATACAATCGAAATCGGCAGAGCTCCGCCGTGTTCCCCTCTCTGAGTAAGGATTTGCGCGTGGTCGACTTGacctctgtgtgtctccattcctctgcgttttttctcggcctctctccATGGATCAACACCGATAAGATCCCTCGTTTCGCCGGCGTCAATTTTTTTGGCTGCATCTGTGCTCATCCCTCGGGAGATCGCGCTCCGGCGCTGCACCAGGACACTGTGTTTCTGCCGAGTTGATTCAtttcctcgcgttctcttccgCTCCTTTGCTCACGTGCATTTCGCGCCATCGCGTCCGTCGTGCCTCGcgcgcgtttctgttttttcttcaacCAGAGAAATCCGAGCGACAGCGTGGATCCCTGCGGGCGAAGGCCTGCCGATCCTGAGTGAAATGGAGCTCGGCTATCACCGCGCCTGGGACGTCGGCAAGAAAGGTTGTCTCGCTGTCAAAGTCGACGGAATCTGGGACTCTGCGGTCAAGGGAAATAAAATGCGTTTCTTTGTCATGGATGGTACAGACACAGGTGAGAcactggaagagaagaggtcAGCGCAGATCGTCGCACGCACAAGCCGTGGCGTTACTCGCACTGCCTTACATCGTAACCACTGGGGCTGTCTCAAGCAGTCCattggggtggtggtgtgCTGCTGTCATGAAGAACTTTTGAGTGTCTGAATCTCACTGAAGTGAACTATCAAAACGAATGTCAAGTATTCGAAGCAGTCCGTCCACATTATCTTTGACTTGCAAATATGCACGGAGCGAAGTCTGCTTTGCCTCAACATACCCCTGTTGCTCTCAAAGACACGAGGGGATGTTTCCTTGTCTGGAGGCTCCACATCGCAGTGAAAGCTCGTGCCAATAAGGAGGCCTTTCTGCGGTGGTGTCTGCTTGCTGGTGTTTTGGAAAGTTCCatctccacacacacaccggGGTCCACGGTGTAAGAATAAGAATATCGACACCACGCAGTCCGACCCCCGC contains the following coding sequences:
- a CDS encoding hypothetical protein (encoded by transcript TGME49_309180); translated protein: MNYLEPSDTLIRWLLRLLCDVNRCRGSTCHPKKESASPESVFLPELQRCCSSAFFPVHKNAGSVWLSPFCGDGVARRITFVGASVFSRRGCASVNPLRPSFFTVLSLVTLTEETRVEKCSSCALAGHLLGARRLLSVDCLRPTV
- a CDS encoding hypothetical protein (encoded by transcript TGME49_309185), with amino-acid sequence MILTAGAKGAPIRLPPTAADCCGALSFTFICSFEVAVVHEIRTVVVSEIMRQTPRARPLFSPDVCWNQHYACGALPAELLTRKALSKDLKRLACLKAVRNAED